A window from Podospora bellae-mahoneyi strain CBS 112042 chromosome 1 map unlocalized CBS112042p_1, whole genome shotgun sequence encodes these proteins:
- the XYN2_1 gene encoding Endo-1,4-beta-xylanase 2 (COG:G; EggNog:ENOG503NW58; CAZy:GH11), which translates to TYTATWTNVRNWVGGKGWNPGGPKVVQYNGTWSGRNVNSYLALYGWTKNSLIEYYIAESFGSYNPSSGTSRLGTVSSDGSDYDIYRTQRVNQPSIVGRATFYQFWSVRRNHRVGGTITVANHFTAWEKSNLKLGTHDYIILATEGYGNSSSSAITVKEVSIEGVPLSQ; encoded by the coding sequence ACTTACACGGCCACCTGGACAAACGTCCGCAACTGGGTCGGCGGAAAAGGTTGGAACCCCGGCGGTCCCAAGGTTGTCCAATACAACGGGACGTGGTCCGGCAGGAACGTCAACTCGTACCTCGCGCTATACGGATGGACCAAGAATAGCCTAATCGAGTACTACATCGCCGAAAGCTTCGGCTCGTATAACCCCAGCAGCGGGACTTCGCGCCTCGGCACCGTCAGCAGCGACGGCAGTGATTACGACATCTACCGCACGCAGAGAGTGAACCAGCCTTCGATCGTTGGGCGTGCCACCTTCTATCAGTTCTGGTCGGTTCGCAGGAATCATCGCGTAGGAGGTACCATCACTGTAGCCAATCACTTTACTGCTTGGGAGAAAAGTAACCTCAAGTTGGGCACTCACGATTACATAATCTTGGCTACCGAAGGTTATGGAAACAGTAGTTCTTCTGCAATCACGGTAAAGGAGGTTAGTATAGAGGGGGTTCCCCTGTCCCAATAA